A window from Bufo bufo chromosome 1, aBufBuf1.1, whole genome shotgun sequence encodes these proteins:
- the LOC120987723 gene encoding nodal homolog 2-A-like: MPSMLTFLLTIARGFKMNPSEKSFGNIKFPKKKKIQLAELRIQPSSPERIRDVTLDIYNSKEGKEKIFLGSMKVDLSSESGSSLKIVNITRMMQSYFHEEKHSNNQKDMKVKEMFKNNQENNCTEVPMEKVVLVVFIKDTPSTNLYGYPNLIQTVESSKYVMTPASGTRRFRKGRNAMHGIIMANFTIKPIEDGRPLCRRVDMIVDFEKIGWGDQIIYPKKFNAYRCEGECPIPLSTIFKPTNHAYVKSLVKFYHPDRVDCSLCSPVKMSPLSLLMYEDGKVVLKHHEDMIVEECGCH, encoded by the exons aTGCCCTCTATGCTTACATTTCTCTTAACCATTGCAAGAGGCTTTAAAATGAATCCCTCTGAAAAATCCTTTGGAAATataaaatttccaaaaaaaaaaaaaatacaattggcAGAGTTGAGGATACAGCCTTCTTCTCCTGAAAGAATCAGAGATGTGACCCTTGACATCTATAATAGTAAAGAAGGCAAAGAGAAGATCTTTTTGGGGTCAATGAAAGTTGACCTTAGTAGTGAAAGCGGATCGAGTTTGAAGATTGTCAATATCACTAGAATGATGCAATCCTATTTCCATGAAGAAAAACATTCTAATAATCAAAAAGACATGAAGGTTAAGGAAATGTTCAAGAATAATCAAGAAAACAACTGTACAGAAGTGCCAATGGAAAAAGTTGTGTTGGTGGTTTTTATCAAGGACACTCCTTCTACTAACCTCTATGGATACCCGAACCTCATCCAGACAGTTGAGTCATCAAAATATGTGATGACTCCAGCTTCTGGTACTAGGAGATTTAGGAAAGGTAGAAATGCAATGCATGGCATCATTATGGCCAACTTTACCATCAAACCTATTGAAGATGGAAGACCTTTGTGCAGAAGAGTAGACATGATTGTAGACTTTGAAAAGATTGGATGGGGAGACCAGATAATCTATCCCAAGAAGTTCAATGCATACAGATGTGAAGGAGAGTGTCCGATCCCCCTGAGCACGATCTTCAAGCCAACCAACCATGCTTATGTTAAG AGTTTGGTAAAATTTTACCATCCAGATAGAGTTGATTGCTCCTTGTGTAGTCCAGTGAAGATGAGCCCATTATCTTTGCTGATGTATGAAGACGGAAAAGTGGTCTTGAAGCACCATGAAGATATGATTGTTGAAGAATGTGGATGTCATTGA
- the LOC120987755 gene encoding nodal homolog 2-A-like, giving the protein MCPLSSEQHLLRDITEVLCRNVLYFTLISMVVGMPSSLPGNQTRNPLQYSNLGLKTSSSLHEKTDSQKMKYSPFMMQLYQTLIMKNITNLSSLEHSVLLYSDTILSLSAKHCSQLTNHWVLSFDMSSLTNNNEIQLAELRMQLSSTERNHEVTLDIYHSEKGRLKIFLGSMKVNLSSESGLTLKTVIITRIIQSYFYQERLSNNQKDMKYKGTFKNGQGNSCTEVSTERIMLEVFSKDTPSTNLHGYPNLIQTVKCSKYVMTPVSGTRTLRKGRHAMHGMIMANFLTKSIEDGRPLCRRVDMIVDFEKIGWGDQIIYPKKVNAYRCEGACPTPLSEIFNPTNHAYFKSLLKLYNPDTVGCSSCIPVKMSPLSMLIYEGGKVVLKHHEDMSVEECGCH; this is encoded by the exons ATGTGTCCGCTGAG TTCTGAGCAACATCTCCTGAGAGACATTACAGAAGTCCTGTGTAGAAATGTTCTATACTTCACCCTCATCTCCATGGTTGTGGGAATGCCTTCTTCTCTACCAGGGAATCAAACAAGGAATCCTCTTCAATATTCAAACCTTGGTTTGAAAACTTCATCCAGTCTACATGAAAAGACAGACTCCCAGAAGATGAAATACTCTCCTTTTATGATGCAGCTCTATCAGACCCTCATCATGAAGAACATAACAAACCTTTCCAGCCTGGAACACTCCGTTCTTCTATATTCTGACACCATTCTAAGCCTCTCTGCCAAAC ATTGCTCTCAACTGACAAATCATTGGGTGTTATCCTTTGATATGTCTTCCCTCACAAACAACAATGAAATACAATTGGCCGAGCTAAGGATGCAGCTTTCTTCTACTGAGAGAAACCATGAAGTGACTCTTGACATCTATCACAGTGAAAAAGGCAGATTAAAGATCTTTCTGGGGTCAATGAAAGTTAACCTTAGTAGTGAAAGCGGATTGACTTTAAAGACTGTCATCATCACCAGAATAATACAATCTTATTTCTATCAAGAAAGGCTTTCTAATAATCAAAAAGACATGAAGTACAAGGGAACATTCAAGAATGGCCAAGGGAACAGCTGTACAGAGGTGTCAACtgaaagaattatgttggaggtctTTTCCAAGGACACTCCTTCTACTAACCTCCATGGATATCCCAACCTCATCCAGACAGTCAAGTGCTCTAAATACGTGATGACCCCAGTGTCTGGTACTAGGACACTTAGGAAAGGTAGACATGCAATGCATGGCATGATCATGGCCAACTTTCTCACCAAATCTATTGAAGATGGAAGACCCTTGTGCAGAAGAGTGGACATGATTGTGGACTTTGAAAAGATTGGATGGGGAGACCAGATAATCTATCCCAAGAAGGTCAATGCATACAGATGTGAAGGAGCCTGTCCCACCCCCCTGAGCGAGATCTTCAATCCAACGAATCATGCCTACTTTAAA aGTTTGTTGAAGTTGTACAATCCAGACACAGTTGGTTGTTCTTCGTGTATCCCAGTGAAGATGAGCCCATTATCAATGCTGATTTATGAAGGAGGAAAGGTGGTCTTAAAGCATCATGAAGATATGAGTGTTGAAGAATGTGGATGTCATTGA